A region of Aliivibrio fischeri DNA encodes the following proteins:
- a CDS encoding protein phosphatase CheZ, whose product MISLTDAKELVALLEGGKQEEANQLVASLAMPSEQPMLKEIGSLTRDLHESLKNFKLDHRVVAIANDEIPDARDRLQYVIDKTEMAANKTMDAVDRSLPIADELHEGLLQVRPQWNSLMKGRIELAQFKTLCHNIDGLLTQVEGNSSELRNELTTILMAQDFQDLTGQIIKRVITLVQEVEDRLVDILTLFKVEERLDAADQSKKPAVAEGPIINPHEREDAVASQDDVDDLLASLGF is encoded by the coding sequence ATGATTTCATTAACTGATGCCAAGGAACTTGTCGCTTTATTAGAAGGTGGCAAGCAAGAAGAAGCAAATCAATTAGTTGCTTCGTTAGCAATGCCAAGTGAACAACCAATGTTGAAAGAGATAGGTTCTTTAACTCGTGATCTTCATGAGTCTTTGAAGAACTTTAAACTTGATCATCGAGTTGTTGCCATTGCTAATGATGAGATTCCAGATGCGCGTGATCGTTTGCAATATGTGATTGATAAAACGGAAATGGCAGCCAATAAAACAATGGATGCTGTTGATCGTTCATTACCTATTGCAGACGAATTGCACGAAGGCTTGCTTCAAGTTCGCCCACAGTGGAACAGTTTAATGAAAGGTCGAATTGAGCTTGCTCAGTTCAAAACCTTATGCCACAACATTGATGGATTATTAACTCAAGTTGAAGGTAATAGTTCAGAGCTTCGTAATGAACTAACCACTATCTTAATGGCACAAGACTTCCAAGACCTTACTGGTCAAATTATTAAACGAGTAATTACGTTAGTTCAAGAAGTTGAAGACCGATTGGTTGATATCTTGACGTTGTTTAAAGTGGAAGAGCGGTTAGATGCAGCGGACCAATCGAAGAAACCTGCTGTTGCTGAAGGACCAATTATCAACCCGCATGAACGCGAAGACGCTGTAGCATCTCAAGATGATGTTGATGACCTATTAGCCAGTCTAGGATTTTAG
- the cheY gene encoding chemotaxis response regulator CheY gives MNKNMKILIVDDFSTMRRIVKNLLRDLGFNNTQEADDGLTALPLLKKGGFDFVVTDWNMPGMQGIDLLKTIRADDELKHLPVLMITAEAKREQIIEAAQAGVNGYIVKPFTAATLKEKLDKIFERL, from the coding sequence TTGAATAAAAACATGAAGATCCTTATTGTTGATGACTTTTCAACAATGCGCCGTATTGTAAAAAACTTATTACGTGACTTAGGTTTTAATAACACCCAAGAAGCGGATGATGGTTTAACAGCACTGCCACTGCTTAAAAAAGGTGGTTTCGATTTTGTAGTAACAGATTGGAACATGCCAGGGATGCAAGGGATCGACTTGCTAAAGACAATTCGTGCCGATGACGAATTAAAACACTTACCAGTATTAATGATCACTGCTGAAGCTAAGCGTGAACAAATCATTGAAGCTGCTCAAGCTGGCGTAAATGGCTACATTGTTAAGCCTTTCACAGCTGCAACATTAAAAGAAAAATTAGACAAGATTTTTGAACGTTTATAA
- a CDS encoding RNA polymerase sigma factor FliA encodes MSDGLTYDHKGNVNSQKAFLERYSDLVKRIAHHLMARLPASVLVDDLIQAGMIGLLEAQQNYDGSKGASFETYAGIRIRGSMLDEIRRGDWVPRSVHKNSRMINSAIRELEAKLSRDPTDKEIADYLELPLDQYYQILNDVNCGKLVGMEDLGVSDDVIATEEQADDNLPFQGVADEHFRVALVEAIKTLPEREALVLSLYYDEELNLKEIGAVIGVSESRVSQIHSQSMQRLRAKLSSWTVE; translated from the coding sequence ATGTCTGATGGCTTAACTTATGATCATAAAGGCAATGTAAACAGTCAGAAGGCGTTTTTAGAACGTTATTCTGATCTGGTTAAACGTATTGCTCATCATTTAATGGCGAGATTGCCAGCGAGTGTATTAGTAGATGATCTGATTCAAGCTGGCATGATTGGTTTATTAGAAGCCCAGCAAAATTATGATGGCAGTAAAGGCGCAAGTTTTGAAACCTATGCTGGGATTCGAATTAGAGGCTCAATGTTGGATGAAATTCGACGTGGAGATTGGGTTCCTCGCTCAGTACATAAGAACAGTCGGATGATTAATTCGGCAATTAGAGAGCTTGAAGCTAAACTTTCTCGGGATCCGACCGATAAAGAGATAGCAGACTATCTAGAATTACCGTTAGATCAATATTATCAGATACTTAATGATGTAAATTGCGGTAAACTAGTTGGTATGGAAGATTTAGGCGTTTCTGATGATGTGATCGCAACTGAAGAGCAAGCTGATGATAATCTTCCGTTTCAAGGTGTTGCCGATGAACACTTTCGAGTAGCTCTTGTGGAAGCGATTAAAACGCTTCCTGAAAGAGAAGCTTTGGTTTTGTCTCTTTATTACGATGAAGAACTTAACCTAAAAGAGATTGGTGCTGTAATTGGTGTAAGCGAGTCTCGCGTAAGCCAAATACACAGCCAATCGATGCAACGACTACGGGCCAAGTTATCATCTTGGACAGTAGAATAA
- a CDS encoding MinD/ParA family protein has protein sequence MIDNNIYDQASGLRRLTKPTLTKVVAVTGGKGGVGKTNVTLNLALSLAQQGKKVMVLDGDLGLANIDIMLGVRAHKNLGHVLDGECELADIIVEGPYGVRLIPATSGTKSMAELTPAQHAGLIRAFSSLEEEVDILLIDTAAGISDMVTSFSRAAQDVLVVVCDEPTSITDAYALIKLLSREHNVQRFKIVANMVRSYREGRELFAKLTLVTDRFLSANMELVACIPLDEKVRLSVRKQKVVVDAYPRSPAALAMKSLANKVVTWPVPKAPSGHLEFFVEKLLRNEKTSEIEDDYV, from the coding sequence ATGATTGATAATAATATATACGATCAGGCTAGTGGATTACGACGCTTAACCAAACCAACATTGACCAAAGTGGTTGCTGTAACGGGTGGTAAAGGTGGCGTAGGTAAAACAAACGTAACATTAAATTTAGCATTATCACTTGCACAGCAAGGGAAAAAAGTGATGGTGCTAGATGGCGATTTAGGCTTAGCAAATATTGATATTATGCTGGGTGTTCGAGCACATAAAAACCTAGGGCATGTTTTGGATGGTGAATGCGAATTAGCAGACATTATCGTTGAAGGCCCATATGGTGTGAGACTAATTCCTGCAACGTCAGGAACAAAATCTATGGCAGAACTAACACCAGCACAACATGCAGGATTAATTCGAGCATTCAGCAGTTTAGAAGAAGAAGTAGATATTCTTTTAATCGACACTGCTGCTGGTATCTCTGATATGGTGACCAGTTTTTCTCGTGCGGCTCAAGATGTTTTAGTTGTGGTGTGTGATGAACCAACGTCAATCACCGATGCATATGCATTAATAAAACTTTTAAGTCGTGAGCATAATGTTCAACGATTCAAAATTGTTGCCAACATGGTAAGAAGTTACCGTGAAGGTCGTGAATTATTTGCGAAACTAACGCTAGTAACGGATCGCTTTTTATCTGCAAATATGGAATTAGTGGCTTGTATTCCATTAGATGAAAAAGTGCGTCTGTCAGTTAGAAAACAAAAAGTCGTTGTGGATGCATATCCACGCTCTCCAGCAGCGTTAGCAATGAAATCTCTTGCAAACAAAGTGGTAACTTGGCCTGTACCTAAAGCACCAAGCGGTCACTTAGAGTTTTTCGTAGAAAAGCTATTACGCAATGAAAAAACAAGTGAAATTGAGGACGATTATGTCTGA
- the flhF gene encoding flagellar biosynthesis protein FlhF — protein sequence MKIKRFFAKDMRSALVQVKEELGVDAVIMSNKKVTGGIEIVAAIDPSAQSQSFPAVSQRQVEEDKVSVGKGSMTRRFANMIKQYGSHNSSTEPEPEKAEREEDSLAALLQRQSKFQTQSSANSYSNSASTPRLDTSEMTRAIQNNPKLAHLISDEPVRHSTERMQPKLDPSRYEKGRRSHNESNEELENMRSEMSSIRRLLEHQVSGLMWQEVERREPLRAMLIKRLEKMGLSEELADQLACYIPEDVPAKDAWPALLKLLAEQIPTSKVDTLSRGGIIALLGPTGVGKTTTIAKLAARAAMEYGPDQVALVTTDTFRIGAQEQLAIYGRIMGCPVRIAKDADELASVLYQLRNRRLVLVDTAGMGQRDVRLTEQLDTIMENSGSQINSYLVMPATAQRRVLQETIDHFKRIPLSGCILSKIDESLSLGELISVTIENGLPISYIANGQRVPEDIVLAQPKYLVAKANELLEKATEKDPHFWNSDMPEADNL from the coding sequence TTGAAAATTAAACGATTTTTTGCAAAAGACATGCGCTCTGCTCTGGTTCAAGTAAAAGAAGAGCTAGGTGTTGACGCTGTCATTATGTCAAATAAAAAAGTAACCGGTGGTATTGAAATTGTTGCGGCTATTGATCCGAGTGCGCAATCTCAATCATTTCCAGCAGTATCACAGCGTCAAGTTGAAGAAGACAAGGTGAGTGTTGGTAAAGGTTCTATGACACGTCGTTTTGCAAATATGATCAAGCAATATGGCTCACATAATAGTTCTACAGAGCCTGAGCCAGAAAAAGCTGAGCGTGAAGAGGATAGTTTAGCTGCGTTATTGCAACGTCAGTCTAAATTTCAGACTCAATCATCAGCAAACTCGTATTCAAACTCTGCATCTACTCCAAGATTAGATACATCAGAAATGACTCGTGCGATTCAAAATAATCCAAAATTAGCGCACCTTATTTCTGATGAGCCAGTTCGACATTCAACAGAGCGAATGCAACCGAAATTAGATCCTTCTCGTTATGAGAAAGGTCGTCGTTCGCATAACGAGTCGAACGAAGAATTAGAAAACATGCGTTCTGAAATGTCATCTATTCGTCGTTTATTAGAGCATCAAGTATCTGGTCTTATGTGGCAGGAAGTAGAGCGTCGTGAACCTCTACGAGCAATGCTGATTAAGCGCCTAGAGAAAATGGGTTTATCAGAAGAGCTTGCTGATCAACTTGCTTGCTATATTCCAGAAGATGTACCAGCAAAAGATGCATGGCCTGCGTTATTGAAACTACTTGCTGAACAAATTCCAACCTCAAAAGTGGATACGTTATCACGTGGTGGCATCATTGCATTATTGGGCCCTACAGGGGTTGGTAAAACAACAACTATTGCTAAATTAGCTGCCCGTGCAGCAATGGAATATGGTCCTGACCAAGTAGCATTAGTTACAACAGATACATTCCGTATTGGTGCTCAAGAACAATTGGCTATTTATGGCCGCATTATGGGCTGTCCAGTACGAATTGCTAAAGATGCTGATGAATTAGCATCGGTTCTGTATCAATTACGTAATCGTCGTTTAGTGCTTGTGGATACTGCAGGTATGGGACAACGTGATGTACGTTTAACAGAACAATTAGATACGATTATGGAAAACAGTGGATCACAAATTAATAGCTATCTTGTGATGCCAGCAACGGCACAACGCCGAGTACTGCAAGAAACCATTGATCACTTCAAACGCATTCCATTATCTGGTTGTATTTTAAGTAAAATCGATGAATCTCTAAGTTTAGGTGAATTAATTAGTGTAACTATAGAGAATGGCCTTCCAATCTCTTATATTGCAAATGGGCAGCGTGTTCCTGAGGACATTGTTTTAGCTCAACCAAAATACTTAGTTGCAAAGGCAAATGAATTACTAGAAAAAGCGACGGAAAAGGACCCTCATTTCTGGAATAGTGATATGCCAGAGGCGGACAATTTATGA